A genomic window from Agrobacterium larrymoorei includes:
- a CDS encoding ABC transporter substrate-binding protein gives MSVPKLAAAFAAFCLGATPALSADKVVFQLDWLPGGDKAPIYVCIHEGFCEKAGLDVSIASGRGSTEAISRLAAGTSDIGVSDIGALMAAKAKEGVKVTAVLSIFNKGPHAFYVLKDGPIKSVSDVKGKSIATSPFTSSNVYLPLVLKDQNIAESDVKLIKADPGALGPMLMTGNVDGIIAWMTDFTRYSNQAKAAGKEIVALPWSSAGLELYSASLLANDEFLTKRPDVARRFVDAYKQSIEFAKANPEKAAAAVVAMVPELKAEDVEGSLKDTLPLIFNEVTEKDGLGVLKPDRLAETWKRVSTAQGIDAGKLDPETAVSRKFIATE, from the coding sequence ATGTCTGTTCCTAAACTTGCTGCTGCCTTCGCCGCTTTCTGTCTCGGTGCGACCCCCGCGCTCAGCGCCGACAAGGTCGTTTTTCAGCTCGACTGGCTTCCGGGCGGGGACAAAGCGCCGATCTATGTCTGCATACACGAGGGCTTCTGTGAGAAAGCCGGACTCGACGTTTCGATTGCCTCCGGCCGCGGCTCGACGGAAGCGATCTCGCGGCTTGCTGCAGGCACGTCGGATATCGGCGTTTCGGATATCGGCGCGCTGATGGCAGCCAAGGCAAAGGAGGGGGTTAAGGTTACGGCCGTCCTTTCCATCTTCAACAAAGGACCGCATGCCTTCTACGTTCTCAAGGATGGCCCGATCAAGAGCGTTTCGGATGTCAAAGGCAAGTCCATCGCCACATCACCCTTTACCTCCTCCAACGTCTATCTGCCCCTGGTCCTGAAGGATCAGAATATCGCCGAAAGCGACGTGAAGCTGATCAAGGCCGATCCCGGCGCCCTCGGCCCGATGCTGATGACAGGCAATGTCGATGGCATCATTGCCTGGATGACGGATTTCACCCGATACAGCAACCAGGCGAAGGCTGCCGGTAAGGAGATCGTCGCGTTGCCATGGTCTTCCGCCGGACTGGAGCTTTATTCCGCCTCGCTGCTGGCAAATGACGAGTTTCTGACCAAGCGCCCCGACGTCGCTCGCCGCTTCGTCGATGCCTACAAGCAGTCGATCGAGTTCGCCAAGGCCAATCCGGAAAAGGCCGCAGCCGCCGTCGTCGCCATGGTTCCGGAGTTGAAGGCGGAGGATGTTGAAGGCTCTTTGAAGGACACGCTGCCGCTGATCTTCAACGAGGTCACGGAAAAGGACGGCCTCGGCGTGCTCAAGCCCGATCGGCTTGCCGAGACGTGGAAGCGCGTTTCGACCGCCCAAGGTATCGATGCGGGTAAGCTCGATCCTGAGACTGCGGTCAGTCGCAAATTCATTGCCACGGAGTAA
- a CDS encoding MFS transporter encodes MTSSSRTGEPTVAPTTDVQKVDAKGIWGWMLFDWAAQPFFTVVTTFIFGPYFVARLTDDPVSAQTLWSNVATISSVVIAIFSPILGSIADQSGSRKPWIAFFAAIKIICLAMLWFAAPGSPVLWPALFMIFASIAAEFSIVFNDSMMPRLTNPENVGRISNTAWGLGYLGGMIVLIFIVLFMAASPQTGLTIIGLPPLFGLNPATGEDARITGPIAAIWYFIFILPMFFFTPDVKKGLPLGRAVRSGLSELKSTLKELRHRPLITRFLIARMLYQDGVNGLLILGGAFAAGMFGWATMEIGIYGIILNIVAIGGCFAAGRLDQRLGSRTMIIISLMLLLLATLGIISTEKTSTLFGLLQFSPEETHGLFSSGAEKAYIVYGVLIGLAFGPVQASSRSYLARNITIAEAGRYFGIYALSGRATSFMATLMFSVATYATGSAHIGMATLILFLGAGFILLLRVPSRPN; translated from the coding sequence ATGACTTCTTCTTCCCGCACGGGAGAACCGACAGTAGCTCCGACAACCGACGTGCAGAAGGTGGATGCGAAAGGGATATGGGGCTGGATGCTGTTCGACTGGGCAGCGCAGCCCTTCTTCACCGTCGTCACCACCTTCATCTTCGGGCCCTATTTCGTCGCCCGGCTGACGGATGATCCGGTCTCGGCGCAAACGCTCTGGAGCAATGTCGCGACCATCTCGTCCGTGGTCATTGCAATCTTTTCGCCCATCCTCGGATCGATTGCCGATCAGTCCGGGTCGCGAAAGCCCTGGATTGCGTTTTTCGCCGCCATCAAGATTATCTGTCTTGCGATGTTATGGTTTGCCGCGCCCGGATCACCGGTGTTGTGGCCCGCCCTCTTCATGATCTTTGCCTCGATTGCGGCGGAATTCTCCATCGTCTTCAACGATTCTATGATGCCGCGTCTGACAAACCCGGAGAATGTCGGGCGAATCTCCAACACCGCCTGGGGGCTAGGCTATCTTGGCGGCATGATCGTCCTGATCTTCATCGTGCTCTTCATGGCCGCCAGTCCACAGACGGGGCTTACCATCATCGGCCTACCGCCGCTTTTCGGGCTTAACCCGGCCACCGGCGAAGACGCCCGCATCACCGGACCGATCGCCGCGATCTGGTACTTCATCTTTATCCTGCCGATGTTCTTCTTCACGCCCGATGTGAAGAAGGGGCTGCCGCTTGGGCGGGCCGTGCGCTCGGGCTTGTCGGAGCTGAAATCGACGCTGAAGGAGTTGCGCCACCGTCCGCTCATCACACGCTTTCTGATCGCACGGATGCTCTATCAGGATGGCGTCAACGGGCTGCTCATCCTGGGCGGAGCCTTTGCCGCTGGCATGTTCGGCTGGGCGACGATGGAGATCGGCATTTACGGCATCATTCTCAACATTGTTGCCATTGGCGGCTGCTTTGCCGCTGGCAGGCTCGATCAGCGGCTCGGCTCGCGCACGATGATCATCATCAGCCTCATGCTTTTGCTTCTGGCGACGCTCGGCATCATCTCAACGGAAAAGACATCGACCCTGTTCGGATTGCTGCAATTCTCTCCTGAGGAAACCCATGGTCTCTTCAGCAGCGGGGCGGAAAAGGCCTATATCGTCTATGGCGTGCTGATCGGTCTTGCCTTCGGCCCGGTGCAGGCCTCGTCACGCTCCTATCTGGCGCGCAACATCACGATTGCCGAAGCGGGCCGCTATTTCGGCATCTACGCGCTCTCCGGGCGCGCCACCAGCTTCATGGCAACGCTCATGTTCTCCGTCGCAACCTATGCGACCGGCTCCGCCCATATCGGTATGGCGACGCTGATCCTCTTCCTCGGCGCCGGATTTATCCTGCTTCTGCGTGTTCCTTCTCGTCCAAACTGA
- a CDS encoding NAD-glutamate dehydrogenase translates to MGYRNNPKRDKQLEKAKKLAEATGKPFIDPNTLFSRASTDDIEHYSPEMLALAASHALSELSHWKADRPYIGIAQVDGVAPRNVPVSILTIVGRNMPFLYDSVMGEVTSSYRGLYLAVHPIMVADPKATGGYRLADPETDAPEDNISLIQLHIAPVAPQAAEALKERLRFVLAQVQSAYSDWKPMLAKLDEALNELKERGSSRRKADRAEASEFLEWLRKDNFTFLGMRDYSYSGKGSSARIERGDGVGLGILSDPDVRVLRLGKDAVMTTPEILAFLDGPDFLIVTKANVKSLVHRRAYMDYIGIKRFDADGNVVGELRIVGLFTATAYTRSVHEIPLLRAKASEVEEHFGFDPNSHSGRILHNTLEAYPRDDLFQIETDLLVRYTEQIMELADRPRVRVLARIDRFDRFVSVIIYVPREEYNSYVREKIGDYLARVYDGHISAYYPAFPEGALARVHFIVGRSNGKTPRIAQEKLEDAVSEIAARWIDHFTALSEPGAPLLDVDQAYQEAFTPEEAIGDMADIVATATGEPVRIEFYRTAEQAENILSLKIFHRDGHLPLSRRVPLLENLGFSVISERTFDIGVVSGEKTDFIVLHDMELRVQPGVTLDLAVNGPRLEEAFLAAFDGTVDNDNFNRLIVAAGLTVREVSVLRAYARYLRQTGIVYSQEHISETLFKYPVIARRIFELFAHGFDPKLGEKPRLRKLSDLHKAIEADLSGVPNLDEDRTLRRYVNAIDSTLRTNYFQRNEDGSPKAMLAFKFDPKLLDGLPDPRPFREIFVYGTEVEGVHLRFGKVARGGLRWSDRGQDYRTEVLGLVKAQQVKNAVIVPVGAKGGFYPKMLPVGGNRDEIFNAGKEAYKTYIRTLLSITDNIAGDDIVAPADTVRLDGDDPYFVVAADKGTATFSDTANGLAREAGFWLDDAFASGGSAGYDHKKMGITARGAWETVKRHFREMDTDIQTTPFKVVGVGDMSGDVFGNGMLLSEKIELIAAFDHRDIFIDPTPDTDVSFAERKRIFELPRSSWQDYDRSTLSKGAMIISRAEKSVTLTAEAAAAIGIDKTVATPFEIMTAILKAPVDLLWFGGIGTYVKAAVETNAEVGDRANDPIRINATEVRAKVIGEGANLGITQKGRIAYALSGGRCNSDAIDNSAGVNSSDVEVNIKIALASAVNDGRLTLPKRNQLLASMTSEVAQLVLRNNYLQSLAISLVERKGSGNREELGRLMAALESSGQLNRKVETLPNDAEFNERYAAGKALTRPEIGVLLSYAKLTLFDTLVASTLPDEPYLQHLLTDYFPSKMQKTYAGDIASHRLHREIVATALANQVVNRGGPGFVQKLVDASGLLAPAVVKAAMIVEDGFGLKRLWSEIDALDGQISGVVQNDLYARVMQIFGDATRLYLQTAGTVTGAMRDEVERLKSAIKTLSLAAAKYQEEVGLPEIDGVSPALVRELETLRLLVYVPEIMLIADQASTTLARAAESYAAVSTTFRVARLLDASQRVSPADHYESLALLRSQDQIASSRRRIVVSALTEHAKEKNPVQAWYAADRVRVNRIVSELAALSDSGETNLARLTVAAGLLSDLVQTRSV, encoded by the coding sequence ATGGGCTACCGGAACAACCCAAAACGCGACAAACAGCTCGAAAAAGCGAAAAAGCTGGCGGAAGCCACCGGCAAGCCATTCATCGATCCCAATACACTTTTTAGTCGTGCCAGCACGGACGACATCGAGCACTATTCGCCTGAGATGTTGGCGCTAGCTGCAAGCCATGCTTTGAGCGAACTTTCCCATTGGAAAGCTGATCGCCCCTATATCGGCATCGCCCAGGTTGATGGGGTCGCGCCGCGTAACGTGCCGGTCTCCATCCTGACGATTGTGGGGCGCAACATGCCCTTCCTCTATGACTCCGTCATGGGTGAGGTGACCAGCAGCTATCGCGGCCTCTACCTTGCTGTTCACCCCATCATGGTGGCGGATCCCAAGGCGACCGGCGGCTACAGGCTGGCCGATCCGGAAACAGACGCACCGGAAGACAATATCAGCCTTATCCAGCTGCACATCGCGCCTGTCGCGCCGCAAGCCGCCGAGGCGTTGAAGGAGCGGCTTCGCTTCGTGCTCGCCCAGGTCCAGTCCGCCTATAGCGACTGGAAGCCGATGCTGGCCAAGCTCGATGAGGCGCTGAACGAGTTGAAGGAGCGCGGATCGTCGCGCCGCAAAGCGGATCGCGCAGAGGCTTCCGAGTTTCTGGAATGGCTGCGCAAGGACAATTTCACCTTCCTCGGTATGCGTGACTACAGCTATTCCGGCAAGGGAAGCTCTGCCAGGATCGAGCGCGGGGATGGCGTCGGTCTGGGGATCTTGAGCGATCCGGATGTGCGCGTGCTGCGTCTTGGCAAGGACGCGGTGATGACGACACCGGAAATCCTGGCGTTTCTGGATGGCCCGGATTTCCTCATCGTCACCAAGGCCAATGTCAAATCGCTTGTCCACCGCCGCGCCTATATGGACTATATCGGCATCAAGCGGTTCGACGCCGATGGCAATGTCGTCGGTGAGCTGCGCATCGTCGGCCTCTTCACCGCTACGGCCTATACGCGATCGGTCCACGAAATCCCGCTTCTGCGTGCTAAGGCATCCGAGGTCGAAGAGCATTTCGGCTTCGACCCCAACAGCCATTCGGGACGCATACTGCACAACACGCTGGAAGCCTATCCGCGTGATGACCTCTTCCAGATCGAAACCGATCTTCTGGTACGCTACACAGAACAGATCATGGAGCTTGCGGATCGTCCACGGGTGAGGGTGCTTGCCCGTATCGATCGCTTTGACCGCTTCGTCTCCGTCATCATCTATGTGCCGCGCGAGGAGTATAATTCCTATGTGCGAGAGAAAATCGGCGACTATCTCGCGCGCGTCTATGACGGCCACATATCGGCCTATTACCCAGCCTTCCCGGAAGGCGCGCTTGCGCGCGTCCACTTCATCGTCGGGCGCAGCAATGGTAAGACGCCGCGCATCGCGCAGGAAAAGCTGGAAGATGCCGTCAGCGAGATCGCTGCGCGCTGGATCGATCATTTTACGGCGCTCTCAGAGCCTGGCGCTCCTCTGCTTGATGTCGATCAGGCCTATCAGGAGGCCTTTACCCCGGAAGAGGCCATCGGCGACATGGCCGATATCGTCGCGACCGCCACTGGCGAGCCGGTTCGCATCGAATTCTACCGGACTGCTGAGCAGGCGGAGAATATTCTCTCGCTGAAGATCTTCCACCGCGACGGCCATCTGCCGCTGTCGCGTCGCGTGCCGCTTCTCGAAAATCTCGGCTTCAGCGTCATCAGTGAACGGACCTTCGACATCGGCGTCGTCTCCGGCGAAAAGACCGATTTCATCGTGCTGCACGACATGGAGCTTCGGGTCCAGCCGGGTGTCACACTCGATCTTGCCGTCAACGGCCCGCGGCTTGAAGAGGCGTTTCTCGCGGCCTTTGATGGCACCGTCGACAATGACAATTTCAACCGCCTGATCGTTGCCGCCGGACTGACGGTGCGCGAGGTGTCCGTGCTCCGCGCCTATGCGCGCTATCTGCGCCAGACGGGAATCGTCTACTCGCAGGAGCATATTTCCGAGACGCTGTTCAAATATCCGGTCATTGCGCGCAGAATTTTCGAGCTTTTCGCCCATGGCTTCGATCCCAAGCTTGGCGAGAAACCGCGCCTGCGCAAACTCTCCGATCTGCATAAGGCAATCGAGGCCGATCTTTCCGGTGTGCCCAATCTCGATGAGGACAGGACGCTTCGCCGCTACGTCAACGCCATCGATTCCACGCTACGCACCAACTACTTCCAGCGCAACGAGGACGGTTCGCCAAAGGCGATGCTGGCCTTCAAATTCGATCCGAAGCTTCTGGATGGCCTGCCGGATCCGCGTCCCTTCCGCGAAATCTTCGTCTATGGCACGGAAGTTGAAGGCGTTCACCTGCGCTTCGGCAAGGTGGCGCGCGGTGGTCTTCGCTGGTCGGATCGCGGTCAGGATTATCGCACCGAAGTGCTCGGTCTCGTCAAAGCCCAACAGGTGAAGAACGCCGTGATCGTGCCGGTCGGCGCCAAGGGCGGCTTCTATCCGAAGATGCTGCCGGTGGGTGGCAATCGCGATGAGATCTTCAATGCCGGCAAGGAAGCCTACAAGACCTATATCCGCACGCTGCTGTCCATCACCGACAATATCGCAGGCGATGATATTGTTGCGCCAGCGGACACGGTGCGACTCGATGGCGACGACCCTTACTTCGTCGTGGCGGCCGACAAGGGTACGGCAACCTTCTCCGATACCGCCAACGGGCTTGCGCGCGAAGCGGGCTTCTGGCTCGATGATGCTTTTGCCTCTGGCGGGTCCGCCGGTTACGACCACAAGAAGATGGGCATCACCGCCCGCGGCGCCTGGGAAACCGTCAAGCGTCATTTCCGGGAAATGGATACCGATATCCAGACGACGCCGTTCAAGGTCGTCGGTGTGGGCGATATGTCCGGCGACGTCTTCGGCAATGGCATGCTGCTGTCGGAAAAGATCGAACTGATCGCCGCCTTCGACCACCGCGATATCTTCATCGATCCGACGCCGGATACGGATGTCTCTTTCGCAGAGCGAAAGCGGATCTTCGAACTGCCGCGTTCCAGCTGGCAGGATTACGACCGCTCGACATTGTCGAAGGGCGCGATGATCATTTCGCGGGCGGAAAAATCTGTGACCCTGACGGCGGAAGCCGCTGCCGCAATCGGCATCGACAAAACGGTGGCAACGCCCTTCGAGATCATGACGGCGATCCTGAAAGCGCCCGTCGATCTCCTGTGGTTCGGTGGCATCGGTACCTATGTGAAGGCGGCGGTGGAAACCAATGCCGAGGTGGGGGACCGCGCCAACGATCCGATCCGCATCAACGCCACGGAAGTGCGCGCCAAGGTTATCGGCGAGGGGGCCAATCTCGGCATCACCCAGAAGGGCCGTATTGCCTATGCGCTGTCCGGCGGGCGCTGCAACTCGGATGCCATCGACAACTCCGCTGGTGTTAATTCCTCGGACGTCGAGGTCAATATCAAGATTGCGCTGGCATCCGCTGTGAATGACGGCCGTCTGACATTGCCGAAGCGCAATCAGTTGCTCGCCTCTATGACCTCGGAAGTGGCGCAACTGGTGCTGCGCAACAACTACCTCCAGTCGCTCGCGATCTCGCTTGTCGAGCGCAAGGGCAGCGGCAACCGCGAAGAGTTGGGCCGCCTGATGGCTGCGTTGGAATCTTCAGGCCAATTGAACCGCAAGGTGGAGACCCTGCCGAACGATGCGGAGTTCAACGAACGCTATGCCGCTGGCAAGGCACTCACCCGGCCTGAAATCGGCGTTCTGCTGTCATACGCGAAGCTGACGCTGTTCGATACGCTGGTGGCCAGCACCCTGCCGGACGAACCCTATCTCCAGCATCTGCTGACGGATTACTTCCCCAGCAAGATGCAGAAGACCTATGCGGGGGATATTGCCAGCCATCGCCTGCATCGCGAAATCGTCGCCACGGCGCTTGCCAACCAAGTCGTCAATCGCGGCGGTCCGGGCTTCGTCCAGAAGCTGGTGGATGCAAGCGGTCTCCTTGCTCCAGCCGTCGTCAAGGCGGCGATGATCGTTGAGGATGGCTTCGGCCTGAAGCGGTTGTGGAGCGAGATCGACGCGCTCGACGGGCAGATTTCCGGTGTCGTGCAGAACGATCTTTATGCCAGGGTCATGCAGATCTTTGGCGATGCGACACGACTCTATCTCCAGACGGCAGGTACCGTCACCGGCGCCATGCGGGATGAGGTCGAGAGGTTGAAAAGCGCGATCAAAACGCTGTCTCTGGCTGCGGCAAAATATCAGGAGGAGGTCGGTCTTCCCGAGATCGACGGCGTCTCGCCGGCGCTCGTCAGGGAGCTCGAGACACTGCGCCTTCTGGTCTACGTGCCGGAAATCATGCTGATTGCCGACCAGGCCAGCACGACATTGGCGCGTGCGGCGGAAAGCTATGCAGCCGTCTCCACCACCTTCCGCGTCGCACGGCTTCTCGATGCCAGCCAGCGGGTCAGCCCGGCTGATCATTATGAGAGCCTCGCGCTGCTGCGCAGCCAGGACCAGATCGCCTCGTCACGCCGCCGCATCGTGGTTTCGGCGCTCACGGAACATGCGAAGGAGAAGAACCCGGTTCAAGCCTGGTACGCAGCCGACCGTGTGCGCGTCAATCGCATCGTCTCGGAACTTGCAGCGCTGAGCGATAGCGGCGAGACAAATCTCGCGCGGCTCACCGTTGCCGCAGGTCTGCTTTCGGATTTAGTCCAGACCCGAAGCGTCTAA
- a CDS encoding CarD family transcriptional regulator, giving the protein MTTQQKKSPARHGFKTGEAIVYPAHGVGTISAIEEQEVAGMKLELFVIDFEKDKMRLKVPVAKAVSIGMRKLSEGDFVERALKVVQGKARVKRTMWSRRAQEYDAKINSGDLIAIAEVVRDLYRAENQPEQSYSERQLYEAALDRMAREIAAVNKMSETEAVRLVEVNLNKGPKRGKAVEEDDAPEEEAA; this is encoded by the coding sequence ATGACGACCCAGCAGAAGAAATCTCCAGCGCGCCACGGTTTCAAGACCGGAGAAGCGATCGTTTATCCCGCTCACGGTGTCGGCACCATTTCCGCAATCGAAGAACAGGAAGTCGCGGGCATGAAGCTCGAACTCTTCGTCATCGATTTCGAAAAAGACAAGATGCGCCTCAAGGTGCCTGTTGCCAAGGCTGTCAGCATCGGCATGCGCAAGCTGTCCGAAGGGGATTTCGTCGAGCGTGCGCTGAAGGTTGTTCAGGGCAAGGCACGCGTCAAGCGGACCATGTGGTCGCGTCGCGCGCAGGAATATGATGCAAAGATCAATTCCGGCGATCTGATCGCCATCGCAGAAGTGGTTCGCGATCTCTATCGCGCAGAAAACCAGCCTGAGCAGTCCTATTCCGAGCGTCAGCTTTACGAAGCAGCTCTCGATCGCATGGCCCGCGAAATCGCAGCCGTGAACAAGATGTCCGAAACCGAAGCTGTTCGCCTCGTTGAAGTCAACCTCAACAAGGGCCCCAAGCGCGGCAAGGCCGTCGAAGAAGACGATGCACCGGAAGAAGAAGCCGCATAA
- a CDS encoding L,D-transpeptidase family protein, producing the protein MTRKIESATSPPRLLVRPSPLNPNRAIVQFGHLTFQAAIGRNGRSVFKREGDGKTPIAQMPLLYGFIRGERMRAVRTGLTLRRAVKSMLWCDAPSDPNYNRLVRAPFKPSHEDICREDGLYDVCLVLDWNVRSRQRNRGSAIFMHIIRPGYEPTAGCVALHPRDMRRLLPHLRPGQIIQVL; encoded by the coding sequence ATGACCAGAAAGATTGAATCCGCAACGTCACCTCCCAGGCTCCTCGTTCGCCCCTCGCCGTTAAACCCAAATCGGGCGATCGTTCAGTTTGGTCATTTAACGTTTCAGGCTGCGATTGGTCGCAATGGACGCTCTGTTTTCAAACGTGAAGGTGACGGCAAAACGCCGATCGCTCAGATGCCGCTGCTTTATGGTTTCATCCGGGGAGAACGCATGCGGGCCGTTCGGACCGGCCTGACATTGCGTCGGGCGGTGAAGTCGATGCTGTGGTGCGATGCGCCAAGCGATCCGAACTACAATCGGCTGGTGAGGGCTCCGTTCAAGCCGAGCCACGAAGACATCTGCCGGGAAGACGGTCTTTACGATGTCTGCCTGGTGCTCGACTGGAATGTCAGATCCCGGCAGCGCAATCGCGGCTCGGCCATCTTCATGCATATAATCCGCCCCGGCTATGAGCCGACCGCTGGCTGCGTTGCGCTTCACCCCAGAGACATGCGCCGTCTTCTTCCCCACCTTCGTCCGGGACAGATTATCCAGGTTCTCTAA
- a CDS encoding response regulator transcription factor, which yields MTARTLLLVDDDDDLRDTLAEQLSPYEEFSLLTGANANAAIQTVKSTQVDLLIMDVGLPDMDGREAVKLMRKSGFKSPIIMLTGHDTDSDTILGLEAGANDYVTKPFRFAVLLARVRAQLRQYEQSEDAVFTVGPYQFKPSQKLLTTEDGKKIRLTEKEAAIIRYLYRAGSAVVTRDVLLEEVWGYNSGVTTHTLETHVYRLRQKIERDPSNAEILVTENGGYKIVP from the coding sequence ATGACGGCCCGTACATTGCTTCTGGTTGATGACGACGACGATCTGCGCGACACCCTTGCCGAACAACTTTCGCCCTATGAAGAGTTCTCGCTTCTTACAGGTGCGAACGCCAATGCCGCCATCCAGACGGTGAAATCCACCCAGGTCGATCTGTTGATCATGGATGTGGGCCTGCCGGACATGGACGGGCGTGAGGCGGTGAAGCTGATGCGCAAGAGCGGCTTCAAGTCTCCCATCATCATGCTGACCGGACATGACACGGATTCCGACACGATCCTTGGTCTTGAGGCAGGCGCGAACGACTATGTGACGAAGCCATTTCGCTTTGCCGTGCTGCTTGCCCGTGTCCGCGCGCAACTGCGCCAATACGAGCAGAGCGAAGACGCGGTCTTCACAGTCGGCCCCTACCAGTTCAAGCCGAGCCAGAAGCTGTTGACGACGGAAGATGGCAAGAAAATCCGTCTGACGGAAAAGGAAGCGGCCATCATTCGCTACCTCTATCGCGCCGGTAGCGCCGTCGTCACACGCGACGTTCTGCTGGAAGAGGTCTGGGGCTACAATTCCGGCGTCACCACCCACACGCTGGAAACGCACGTCTATCGTCTCCGCCAAAAGATCGAGCGCGACCCCTCCAATGCCGAGATCCTCGTGACTGAAAACGGCGGCTACAAGATCGTTCCGTAA
- a CDS encoding cyclic nucleotide-binding domain-containing protein produces the protein MALNDDIKLFAQVPLFQGFTEDQLRLIAFGAERRRIAEGHMLFRQHSPAECAFVVCYGSFDLWTEERDGKREVQATAGRGCLLSELALFTLCERKFTAVAREDSEVIRITRILFHRMIEEFPDVADVVSDRIRGNIAALATSAAAMRTRFL, from the coding sequence ATGGCGTTGAATGACGATATCAAGCTTTTCGCGCAGGTGCCGCTGTTCCAGGGTTTCACCGAAGATCAGTTGCGACTGATTGCTTTTGGTGCTGAGCGACGGCGCATCGCCGAAGGGCATATGCTGTTTCGCCAACACTCTCCAGCCGAATGCGCCTTTGTCGTCTGCTACGGAAGCTTCGATCTGTGGACGGAAGAACGTGACGGCAAAAGAGAGGTTCAGGCGACGGCTGGCCGCGGCTGCCTTCTATCGGAACTGGCGCTTTTCACGCTATGCGAACGCAAGTTTACCGCAGTCGCACGGGAAGACTCCGAGGTCATCCGTATTACCCGCATCCTCTTCCATCGCATGATCGAGGAGTTTCCGGATGTTGCAGACGTCGTGTCCGATAGGATCCGCGGCAATATCGCAGCGCTGGCGACGAGCGCGGCTGCGATGCGCACCCGCTTCCTCTGA
- a CDS encoding exodeoxyribonuclease III produces MTFSITTWNINSVRLRMPIVEQFLVRYKPDILCLQETKCPNGEFPLKPLRALGYEHIIIHGQKGYHGVAIASKLPLTEDHRQDYCGVGDARHISALVQVGSRRIRLHNFYVPAGGDEPDRSINPKFGHKLDFVEEMKVLSADSVPGTSSILVGDLNIAPLENDVWSHKQLLKIVSHTPVETEGLLEVMKRGNWLDLMRLNVPETEKIYTWWSYRAKDWEAANRGRRLDHIWSSQDLGPSLERIEILKEARGWNRPSDHVPVTAHFNF; encoded by the coding sequence ATGACTTTCTCGATAACCACCTGGAACATCAACTCGGTGCGGCTGCGCATGCCGATCGTCGAGCAGTTCTTGGTGCGTTACAAGCCTGACATCCTCTGCCTGCAGGAGACCAAGTGCCCGAATGGCGAGTTTCCGCTCAAACCCCTGCGCGCGCTCGGCTATGAGCACATCATCATTCATGGACAGAAGGGCTACCACGGCGTCGCCATCGCCTCGAAGCTGCCGCTGACGGAAGATCATCGCCAGGATTACTGCGGGGTAGGGGATGCCCGCCATATCTCCGCTCTGGTTCAGGTCGGTAGCCGCCGCATCCGCCTTCATAACTTCTATGTTCCGGCAGGGGGCGACGAGCCAGACCGGTCGATCAATCCGAAATTCGGCCACAAGCTCGACTTCGTCGAGGAGATGAAGGTGCTGAGCGCTGATAGCGTGCCGGGAACCTCCTCGATTTTGGTTGGCGACCTGAATATCGCTCCTTTGGAAAACGATGTCTGGTCACATAAGCAGCTATTGAAGATCGTCAGTCATACGCCTGTCGAGACGGAAGGTCTGTTGGAGGTAATGAAGCGCGGCAACTGGCTCGACCTGATGCGGCTCAACGTGCCGGAAACGGAAAAGATCTACACTTGGTGGAGCTATCGCGCCAAGGATTGGGAGGCTGCCAATCGCGGCCGTCGCCTGGACCATATCTGGTCATCGCAGGATCTCGGTCCATCGCTCGAGCGGATCGAAATCCTGAAGGAAGCCCGCGGCTGGAACCGCCCCTCCGACCATGTGCCGGTAACGGCTCACTTCAATTTCTGA